From Streptomyces sp. NBC_01460, a single genomic window includes:
- a CDS encoding ABC transporter permease, with the protein MGVVEEAWVWLTTGSNWSGDGGAAHRLAEHLYVSGIALAVACLIALPVALYLGHVGKGGGLAVNISNVGRAVPVFAVLALFMMTPLRNSGYLPTVVALVLFAVPPLLTNAYVGMTEVDRSVLEAARGMGMSGGQLFVRVELPLAYPMIMTGLRSAAVQVIATASIAAMVGLGGLGRIITAGFNTYDTAQVFAGAVLVALLALVVEGVLVALDRLLSPLRRRRTV; encoded by the coding sequence ATGGGAGTCGTCGAAGAGGCATGGGTCTGGCTCACCACCGGCTCCAACTGGTCGGGGGACGGCGGGGCGGCGCACCGGCTGGCCGAGCACCTGTACGTCAGCGGGATCGCCCTCGCGGTGGCCTGCCTGATCGCCCTGCCGGTCGCGCTGTACCTGGGGCACGTGGGGAAGGGGGGCGGGCTCGCCGTCAACATCTCCAACGTGGGCCGGGCGGTCCCGGTGTTCGCTGTGCTGGCCCTCTTCATGATGACGCCCCTGCGGAACTCCGGCTACCTGCCCACGGTCGTCGCGCTGGTGCTGTTCGCCGTGCCGCCGCTGCTGACCAACGCCTACGTCGGGATGACGGAGGTGGACCGGTCGGTGCTGGAGGCCGCGCGCGGCATGGGGATGTCCGGCGGCCAGCTCTTCGTCCGGGTCGAGCTCCCGCTCGCCTACCCGATGATCATGACCGGCCTCCGGTCCGCCGCCGTCCAGGTGATCGCGACCGCCTCGATCGCGGCCATGGTCGGCCTCGGCGGCCTGGGCCGGATCATCACCGCCGGATTCAACACCTACGACACCGCGCAGGTCTTCGCGGGCGCCGTGCTGGTCGCCCTGCTGGCCCTGGTGGTGGAGGGCGTCCTCGTGGCGCTGGACCGGCTGCTGTCACCCCTGCGCCGCCGCCGGACCGTATGA
- a CDS encoding ABC transporter ATP-binding protein, protein MIRFEHVTKRYADGTTAVDDLSFEVAEGELVTLVGPSGCGKTTTMKMVNRLIEPTDGRIFLDGDDISAIDPVRLRRRIGYVIQQVGLFPHRTVLENTATVPHLLGWGREKGRKRAAELLDLVGLDPSVYGGRYPEQLSGGQRQRVGVARALAADPPVLLMDEPFGAVDPVVRERLQNEFLKLQAQVRKTVLFVTHDIEEAVRLGDRIAVYGQGRIEQFDTPATVLGAPATPYVADFVGADRGLKRLSVTPIEESDLDQPPVVHLDDPLAGATERLRADGARWAVVLDGQDKLHGWIPAVDRPAATGTVREHARRMEAWLPLGAPLKQAFATMLQHDAGWIAVTDEEGTGRFLGVLTPARLHEALRRSIDADAQDVPRAEVAVETVAGVGSP, encoded by the coding sequence ATGATCCGTTTCGAGCACGTCACCAAGCGGTACGCGGACGGCACCACCGCCGTCGACGACCTTTCCTTCGAGGTCGCCGAGGGTGAACTGGTCACGCTCGTCGGGCCTTCCGGATGCGGCAAGACGACCACCATGAAAATGGTGAACCGCCTCATCGAACCGACCGACGGCCGGATATTCCTCGACGGGGACGACATATCCGCCATCGACCCGGTCCGGCTCCGGCGCCGTATCGGCTATGTGATCCAGCAGGTCGGCCTCTTCCCCCACAGAACGGTCCTGGAGAACACGGCGACCGTTCCCCATCTCCTCGGCTGGGGACGGGAAAAGGGCAGGAAGCGGGCGGCCGAACTGCTCGACCTCGTCGGACTGGATCCTTCCGTTTATGGCGGCCGCTATCCCGAGCAGCTTTCGGGCGGTCAGCGCCAACGGGTCGGTGTGGCCCGCGCCCTGGCCGCCGATCCCCCGGTCCTGCTGATGGACGAGCCTTTCGGCGCGGTGGACCCGGTCGTACGGGAAAGGCTGCAGAACGAATTCCTGAAACTGCAGGCGCAGGTGCGCAAGACCGTGCTCTTCGTCACCCACGACATCGAGGAAGCCGTCCGGCTCGGTGACCGGATCGCCGTGTACGGCCAGGGCCGCATCGAGCAGTTCGACACCCCCGCCACGGTGCTCGGGGCTCCGGCCACACCGTACGTCGCCGACTTCGTCGGGGCGGACCGCGGCCTGAAGCGGCTCTCGGTGACCCCCATCGAGGAGAGCGACCTCGACCAGCCGCCGGTCGTCCACCTCGACGATCCGCTGGCGGGGGCGACCGAGCGGCTGCGGGCCGACGGCGCGCGCTGGGCGGTCGTCCTCGACGGCCAGGACAAGCTGCACGGCTGGATCCCGGCGGTCGACAGGCCGGCGGCCACGGGCACGGTCCGTGAACACGCCCGTCGCATGGAGGCCTGGCTCCCGCTCGGCGCACCGCTCAAGCAGGCCTTCGCCACGATGCTCCAGCACGACGCGGGCTGGATCGCCGTCACGGACGAGGAGGGCACCGGCCGCTTCCTCGGCGTGCTCACCCCGGCCCGGCTCCACGAGGCACTGCGCCGCTCGATCGACGCGGACGCGCAGGACGTACCGCGGGCCGAGGTGGCTGTGGAGACCGTGGCGGGCGTCGGCTCCCCGTGA
- the folK gene encoding 2-amino-4-hydroxy-6-hydroxymethyldihydropteridine diphosphokinase — protein MTAFSTEGQSDPTVQPVPAAVVEQVDAADVTLSNPKRAVISLGSNLGNRLETLQGAIDALEDTPGLRVKAVSPVYETEPWGVDPGTQPSYFNAVIVVKTTLPPSSLLERGQAIEEAFDRVREERWGPRTIDVDIVSYADVVSDDPLLTLPHPRARDRAFVLAPWHDVDPEAQLPGAGPVADLLAGVGRDGVLPRPDLELRLPE, from the coding sequence ATGACTGCATTTTCCACCGAGGGGCAGAGCGACCCGACCGTACAGCCGGTTCCCGCAGCAGTGGTCGAGCAGGTCGACGCCGCGGACGTCACCCTCTCCAACCCCAAACGCGCCGTGATCTCCCTCGGCTCGAACCTCGGCAACCGCCTGGAGACGCTCCAGGGCGCCATCGACGCCCTGGAGGACACCCCCGGCCTCCGGGTCAAGGCCGTCTCCCCGGTCTACGAGACGGAGCCCTGGGGCGTCGACCCGGGCACCCAGCCGTCGTACTTCAACGCGGTGATCGTCGTGAAGACGACCCTGCCCCCGTCCTCCCTGCTGGAGCGCGGCCAGGCCATCGAGGAGGCGTTCGACCGGGTCCGCGAGGAGCGCTGGGGTCCGCGCACCATCGACGTCGACATCGTGTCGTACGCCGACGTGGTCTCCGACGACCCGCTGCTGACCCTCCCGCACCCGCGCGCCCGCGACCGCGCCTTCGTGCTCGCCCCCTGGCACGACGTGGACCCGGAGGCCCAGCTGCCCGGCGCCGGCCCGGTCGCCGACCTGCTGGCCGGTGTGGGCCGCGACGGAGTGCTTCCCCGGCCCGACCTGGAACTCCGCCTCCCCGAGTAG
- the ftsH gene encoding ATP-dependent zinc metalloprotease FtsH: protein MDVKRYFRGPVMWIVLAVLAVVVLMQVVGSSGGYKTVDTGKVIQAISKNQVEQAKLTTGDEQILKIELKDKQKLEGESGSKFQASYIGNQGVELADTLQKKFESGDIEKGYTVSPSKQSPFVSILLSLLPFVLIVVVFLFLMNQMQGGGSKVMQFGKSKAKLITKDTPKTTFADVAGSDEAVEELYEIKEFLQEPAKFQAVGAKIPKGVLLYGPPGTGKTLLARAVAGEAGVPFYSISGSDFVEMFVGVGASRVRDLFEQAKANAPAIVFVDEIDAVGRHRGAGMGGGHDEREQTLNQLLVEMDGFDVKGGVILIAATNRPDILDPALLRPGRFDRQIAVDRPDMQGRLEILKVHQKGKPVAEDVDLNAVARRTPGFTGADLSNVLNEAALLTARSNKKLIDNHMLDEAIDRVVAGPQKRTRIMSEKEKKITAYHEGGHALVAAASPQSDPVHKITILSRGRALGYTMVLPEEDKYSTTRNEMLDQLAYMLGGRAAEELVFHDPTTGAANDIEKATATARAMVTQYGMTERLGAIKFGGDNTEPFVGREMGHQRDYSEEVAALVDEEVKKLIETAHNDAWEILVENRDILDALVLELLEKETLGKEQIAEIFAPIVKRPARPAWTGSSRRTPSTRPPVLSPKELALTNGTANGSGTPEIAPTDITSKNTGTSSEALPEDRPES from the coding sequence ATGGACGTGAAGCGATACTTCCGTGGGCCGGTCATGTGGATCGTGCTGGCCGTCCTCGCCGTGGTCGTGTTGATGCAGGTCGTCGGCTCGTCCGGCGGCTACAAGACGGTGGACACCGGCAAGGTGATCCAGGCGATCAGCAAGAACCAGGTGGAGCAGGCCAAGCTGACCACCGGTGACGAACAGATCCTGAAGATCGAGCTGAAGGACAAGCAGAAGCTCGAGGGCGAGTCCGGCAGCAAGTTCCAGGCGAGTTACATCGGCAACCAGGGTGTCGAGCTCGCCGACACGCTGCAGAAGAAGTTCGAGAGCGGTGACATCGAGAAGGGTTACACCGTCTCGCCGTCGAAGCAGTCCCCGTTCGTCTCGATCCTTCTCTCCCTGCTGCCCTTCGTCCTGATCGTGGTCGTGTTCCTGTTTCTGATGAATCAGATGCAGGGCGGCGGCTCCAAGGTCATGCAGTTCGGCAAGTCCAAGGCCAAGCTCATCACCAAGGACACGCCGAAGACGACGTTCGCCGATGTGGCGGGGTCGGACGAGGCCGTCGAGGAACTGTACGAGATCAAGGAATTCCTCCAGGAGCCGGCGAAGTTCCAGGCCGTCGGCGCCAAGATCCCCAAGGGCGTCCTGCTGTACGGGCCGCCCGGTACGGGCAAGACCCTGCTCGCACGCGCCGTCGCGGGCGAGGCGGGCGTCCCGTTCTACTCGATCTCCGGTTCCGACTTCGTCGAGATGTTCGTCGGTGTCGGTGCCTCCCGTGTCCGTGACCTCTTCGAGCAGGCCAAGGCGAACGCTCCGGCGATCGTCTTCGTCGACGAGATCGACGCCGTGGGCCGGCACCGCGGTGCCGGTATGGGCGGCGGTCACGACGAGCGCGAGCAGACGCTCAACCAGCTGCTCGTCGAGATGGACGGCTTCGACGTGAAGGGCGGCGTCATCCTGATCGCCGCCACGAACCGGCCGGACATCCTGGACCCGGCGCTGCTGCGTCCCGGGCGTTTCGACCGGCAGATCGCCGTCGACCGGCCGGACATGCAGGGCCGCCTCGAGATCCTCAAGGTGCACCAGAAGGGCAAGCCGGTCGCGGAGGACGTCGACCTCAACGCGGTCGCCCGTCGTACGCCCGGCTTCACCGGTGCCGACCTGTCGAACGTGCTGAACGAGGCCGCGCTCCTCACGGCGCGCAGCAACAAGAAGCTGATCGACAACCACATGCTCGACGAGGCCATCGACCGCGTCGTGGCGGGACCGCAGAAGCGGACCCGGATCATGTCCGAGAAGGAAAAGAAGATCACCGCGTACCACGAGGGCGGACACGCCCTGGTCGCGGCGGCCTCACCCCAGTCGGACCCGGTCCACAAGATCACGATTCTCTCCCGCGGCCGTGCCCTCGGTTACACGATGGTGCTCCCGGAAGAGGACAAGTACTCCACGACGCGCAACGAGATGCTCGACCAGTTGGCGTACATGCTGGGCGGGCGCGCGGCCGAGGAGCTGGTCTTCCACGACCCGACGACCGGTGCTGCGAACGACATCGAGAAGGCCACCGCCACGGCCCGCGCGATGGTCACGCAGTACGGCATGACCGAGCGGCTCGGCGCGATCAAGTTCGGTGGAGACAACACCGAGCCGTTCGTGGGCCGGGAGATGGGCCATCAGCGCGACTACTCGGAAGAGGTCGCGGCGCTCGTCGACGAAGAGGTCAAGAAGCTCATCGAGACCGCGCACAACGACGCGTGGGAAATTCTCGTCGAGAACCGCGACATCCTCGACGCCCTGGTCCTCGAGCTCCTCGAGAAGGAGACGCTCGGCAAGGAGCAGATCGCCGAGATCTTCGCCCCGATCGTGAAGCGCCCGGCTCGCCCGGCGTGGACCGGTTCCTCGCGGCGTACCCCGTCGACGCGTCCGCCCGTGCTGTCTCCCAAGGAGCTGGCCCTCACCAACGGCACCGCCAATGGTTCGGGTACTCCGGAGATCGCCCCGACGGACATCACGTCGAAGAACACCGGCACCTCCAGCGAGGCGCTCCCCGAGGATCGCCCCGAGAGCTAG
- a CDS encoding VOC family protein, translating into MSFTHVLAVAPVMAIEPAVEWYERLLGRPADVRPMDGLADWHISPYAWLQVFQSPEQAGGSLVNLVVDDLDRTLSDLAGRGITAGETQPGSRGVRFAAVHDPDGNRVTLIENPIAD; encoded by the coding sequence ATGTCATTCACCCATGTGCTCGCCGTAGCGCCCGTGATGGCCATCGAACCGGCGGTCGAGTGGTACGAACGGCTTCTCGGCCGCCCCGCCGACGTGAGGCCCATGGACGGGCTGGCCGACTGGCACATCTCCCCGTACGCCTGGCTCCAGGTGTTCCAGTCGCCCGAGCAGGCCGGGGGGTCGCTGGTGAATCTGGTGGTCGACGACCTGGACCGGACCCTCTCGGACCTCGCCGGGAGGGGGATCACCGCCGGGGAGACCCAGCCTGGGTCGCGTGGGGTGCGGTTCGCCGCCGTCCACGACCCCGACGGCAACCGGGTCACTCTGATCGAGAACCCGATCGCCGACTGA
- a CDS encoding DUF3180 domain-containing protein translates to MKQLRLGLLAGLFAGAGVLSWGAARLWDSLGTLPSVPLAASVVLAVIAVVLLATALSIRARLRAQRERRPGAKGVEPMMAARAVVFGQASALVAALVAGMYGGTGVFLLSFLDIPPRRDQAIYAGAAVLAGIGVIAAALFLERVCRLPGDGEDDRNTAQAA, encoded by the coding sequence GTGAAGCAACTACGGCTCGGGCTCCTCGCCGGACTCTTCGCCGGAGCCGGGGTGCTGTCCTGGGGCGCGGCCCGCCTCTGGGACTCCCTGGGGACACTGCCGAGCGTGCCGCTCGCCGCCTCCGTCGTCCTCGCCGTGATCGCCGTCGTCCTGCTGGCCACGGCCCTGTCGATCCGGGCACGGCTGCGCGCCCAGCGGGAGCGGCGTCCCGGAGCGAAGGGCGTGGAGCCGATGATGGCGGCGCGTGCCGTGGTCTTCGGCCAGGCGAGCGCCCTGGTGGCCGCTCTCGTCGCCGGGATGTACGGCGGCACGGGCGTCTTCCTGCTCAGCTTCCTCGACATCCCGCCCCGCCGCGACCAGGCCATCTACGCGGGTGCGGCGGTTCTGGCGGGCATCGGCGTCATCGCGGCCGCCCTGTTCCTGGAGCGCGTGTGCCGCCTCCCGGGGGACGGCGAGGACGACAGGAACACGGCCCAGGCCGCCTGA
- a CDS encoding nuclear transport factor 2 family protein encodes MSAPRDEHEEAAADIAAVEQANTAFYEAMERGDLDELSGLWLPGEDLTVSCVHPGWPVLTGRGEVLRSYALIMANTEYIQFFLTDVGVAMTGDTALVTCTENILSGGPAEDGNALGPLVGQLVVATNVFRRTPEGWKLWSHHGSPVLAETGEEEDEEPTV; translated from the coding sequence ATGAGCGCCCCGCGCGACGAGCACGAGGAGGCCGCCGCCGACATCGCGGCGGTCGAGCAGGCCAACACCGCCTTCTACGAGGCGATGGAACGCGGCGACCTGGACGAGCTCTCCGGCCTGTGGCTGCCCGGCGAGGACCTCACCGTCTCCTGCGTCCACCCCGGCTGGCCCGTCCTCACCGGCCGTGGCGAGGTCCTGCGGAGCTACGCACTGATCATGGCCAACACCGAGTACATCCAGTTCTTCCTGACCGACGTCGGGGTCGCGATGACCGGTGACACCGCCCTGGTGACCTGTACCGAGAACATCCTCAGCGGCGGCCCCGCCGAGGACGGGAACGCCCTCGGCCCGCTCGTCGGCCAGCTCGTCGTCGCCACCAACGTGTTCCGGCGCACACCGGAGGGCTGGAAGCTCTGGTCCCACCACGGCTCCCCCGTACTGGCCGAGACCGGTGAGGAAGAGGACGAGGAACCGACTGTCTGA
- a CDS encoding ABC transporter substrate-binding protein has product MSRTSRIAGAVIGAVALAGSLAACGGDSLEKEGGSDTGAGADSKKGSLVVGAAGFTESKVLAELYAQILGDAGYDTSVTTVKNRELYEPSLEKGEIDIVPEYAATLAEFLNAKVNGAAEAEKKPVASGDVAATVTALEKLAGPLGLKVLPAGEAVDQNAFAVSKEFAEKNSLTTLSDLGSSKIKVKIAAGDECEVRPFCAPGLKKTYGIDVTGIDPKGVGTPQSKQAVKDGKDQLVLTTTTDAVLDTYGLVFLEDDKKLQNADNVLPVLNAEDAGAPEIAEALGKLTEALTTEDLAELNRKVDAERAKPADAAGDYLRSKGLIKK; this is encoded by the coding sequence ATGAGCAGGACCTCGCGCATAGCGGGTGCGGTCATCGGCGCGGTCGCGCTGGCAGGGTCGCTCGCCGCCTGCGGCGGCGACAGCCTGGAGAAGGAGGGCGGTTCGGACACGGGCGCCGGTGCCGACTCCAAGAAGGGCTCGCTCGTCGTGGGCGCCGCCGGATTCACCGAGTCCAAGGTGCTCGCCGAGCTGTACGCCCAGATCCTGGGGGACGCCGGATACGACACCTCGGTCACCACGGTGAAGAACCGCGAACTGTACGAGCCCTCCCTCGAGAAGGGGGAGATCGACATCGTCCCGGAATACGCGGCGACGCTCGCGGAATTCCTCAACGCCAAGGTCAACGGTGCGGCGGAGGCGGAGAAGAAGCCGGTCGCCTCGGGTGACGTGGCGGCCACCGTCACCGCTCTGGAGAAGCTCGCCGGCCCGCTCGGGCTGAAGGTCCTCCCGGCGGGTGAGGCCGTCGACCAGAACGCCTTCGCGGTGTCGAAGGAATTCGCCGAGAAGAACAGCCTCACGACGCTTTCCGATCTCGGCAGCTCGAAGATCAAGGTGAAGATCGCGGCGGGCGACGAGTGCGAGGTGCGCCCCTTCTGCGCGCCCGGACTGAAGAAGACGTACGGCATCGACGTCACGGGGATCGATCCCAAGGGTGTCGGAACCCCGCAGTCCAAGCAGGCCGTCAAGGACGGCAAGGACCAGCTCGTCCTCACGACCACCACGGACGCGGTGCTCGACACCTACGGGCTGGTGTTCCTGGAGGACGACAAGAAGCTCCAGAACGCGGACAACGTCCTTCCGGTTCTGAATGCCGAGGACGCGGGCGCCCCGGAGATCGCCGAGGCACTCGGGAAGCTCACCGAAGCACTCACCACCGAGGATCTCGCGGAACTGAACCGCAAGGTCGACGCGGAGCGTGCGAAGCCCGCGGACGCGGCCGGGGACTATCTCCGGTCGAAGGGGCTGATCAAGAAGTAA
- the folE gene encoding GTP cyclohydrolase I FolE produces the protein MTDPVTLDGQGSIGVFDEKRAEAAVRELLIAVGEDPDREGLRETPGRVARAYKEIFAGLHQEPEDVLTTTFDLGHDEMVLVKDIEVFSTCEHHLVPFRGVAHVGYIPATSGKITGLSKLARLVDVYARRPQVQERLTTQIAESLMAILEPRGVIVVVECEHMCMSMRGIRKPGAKTITSAVRGQLRDPATRAEAMSLVMAR, from the coding sequence ATGACGGACCCGGTGACGCTGGACGGGCAGGGCTCGATCGGCGTGTTCGACGAGAAGCGGGCCGAGGCCGCCGTACGGGAGCTTCTCATCGCGGTCGGGGAGGACCCGGACCGCGAGGGGCTGCGTGAGACCCCGGGCCGGGTGGCGCGCGCGTACAAGGAGATATTCGCGGGCCTCCACCAGGAGCCGGAGGACGTCCTGACGACGACGTTCGACCTCGGCCACGACGAGATGGTGCTGGTCAAGGACATCGAGGTGTTCAGCACGTGTGAACATCACCTGGTGCCGTTCCGTGGTGTCGCGCACGTCGGGTACATCCCGGCGACCTCGGGCAAGATCACGGGACTGTCGAAGCTGGCCCGGCTGGTCGACGTCTACGCCCGCCGCCCCCAGGTCCAGGAGAGGCTCACGACGCAGATCGCCGAGTCCCTGATGGCGATCCTGGAGCCGCGCGGGGTCATCGTGGTCGTCGAGTGCGAGCACATGTGCATGTCGATGCGAGGAATCCGCAAGCCGGGGGCGAAGACGATCACGTCCGCCGTCCGTGGGCAACTGCGCGACCCGGCCACGCGGGCCGAGGCGATGAGCCTCGTCATGGCGCGCTGA
- the folP gene encoding dihydropteroate synthase, which yields MSTLRGRGTVRGLPEWDRCAVMGVVNVTPDSFSDGGHWFDTTAAIKHGLELVAEGADLIDVGGESTRPGASRVDEAEELRRVIPVVRGLASEGVTVSVDTMRAEVAAQSVAAGAALVNDVSGGLADPAMIPVVADAGVPFVVMHWRGFSESMNSRAVYADVVGEVVTELRERMEAVIDGGVDPERLVIDPGLGFAKNAAQDLALVAHLDRLRELGRPLLVAASRKRFLGHVLAGGDTTPPPARERDAATAAISALSAAAGTWAVRVHAVRPTADAVRVARAVEGAA from the coding sequence ATGAGTACGTTGCGAGGACGGGGAACGGTGCGGGGTCTGCCGGAGTGGGACCGCTGTGCGGTCATGGGCGTCGTCAATGTGACGCCCGACTCCTTCTCCGACGGGGGCCACTGGTTCGACACCACGGCGGCGATCAAGCACGGCCTCGAACTGGTGGCCGAAGGTGCGGATCTGATCGACGTCGGCGGTGAGTCGACCCGCCCGGGCGCGAGCAGGGTGGACGAGGCCGAGGAGCTGCGCCGGGTGATCCCCGTCGTGCGGGGGCTGGCCTCGGAGGGCGTCACCGTCTCCGTGGACACCATGCGCGCCGAGGTCGCCGCACAGTCCGTCGCCGCAGGTGCCGCCCTGGTCAACGACGTGAGCGGTGGCCTCGCCGACCCGGCGATGATCCCTGTCGTCGCCGATGCGGGGGTGCCGTTCGTCGTCATGCACTGGCGCGGTTTCAGCGAGTCGATGAACAGCCGCGCGGTCTACGCGGACGTCGTCGGCGAGGTCGTCACGGAGCTCCGGGAACGCATGGAGGCCGTGATCGACGGCGGCGTGGACCCGGAGAGGCTGGTGATCGACCCGGGCCTCGGCTTCGCCAAGAACGCCGCCCAGGACCTCGCACTCGTCGCGCACCTCGACCGGCTGCGCGAGCTGGGCAGGCCGCTGCTCGTCGCCGCCTCCCGCAAGCGGTTCCTCGGGCACGTCCTGGCGGGCGGGGACACGACCCCGCCGCCGGCCCGTGAACGTGACGCCGCGACGGCCGCGATCTCCGCCCTCTCCGCCGCCGCCGGCACCTGGGCGGTCCGGGTGCACGCGGTACGGCCCACGGCGGACGCCGTGCGCGTCGCCCGCGCCGTCGAGGGAGCCGCATGA
- a CDS encoding ABC transporter permease, with translation MAEQNCLVANDWICGEYLRSRSHELTEATVQHIWITAVSVLIGLAVAFPLALLARRGRRFAGPVLGLTTVLYTVPSLAMFSLLLPLFGLSAALVVTGLVLYSLTILVRNILAGLEAVPQEAREAARGMGYGPVRLLWEVELPLALPALMAGLRIATVSTVALTTVGSLVGKGGLGNLIEDALPSFFKAQVLTASVLCVLLAVAADLLLLGVQRLLTPWTRIRTPAGAGIAKTEAG, from the coding sequence GTGGCCGAGCAGAACTGCCTGGTGGCGAACGACTGGATCTGCGGAGAGTATCTGCGCTCCCGCAGCCATGAGTTGACCGAAGCGACCGTCCAGCACATCTGGATCACGGCGGTCTCGGTGCTGATAGGGCTCGCGGTGGCGTTTCCGCTCGCGCTGCTCGCGCGCCGCGGCCGGCGTTTCGCGGGGCCGGTGCTGGGCCTGACCACCGTGCTGTACACCGTGCCGTCGCTCGCGATGTTCTCGCTGCTGCTGCCCCTCTTCGGGCTGTCGGCGGCACTCGTCGTGACCGGACTGGTGCTGTACTCGCTGACCATCCTCGTACGCAACATCCTGGCGGGCCTGGAAGCGGTCCCGCAGGAGGCCAGGGAGGCCGCGCGGGGCATGGGCTACGGGCCCGTGCGGCTGCTCTGGGAGGTCGAACTCCCCCTCGCGCTGCCCGCGCTGATGGCCGGGCTGCGCATCGCGACGGTGTCGACGGTCGCGCTGACCACGGTCGGCTCCCTCGTCGGCAAGGGCGGGCTCGGCAACCTCATCGAGGACGCCCTGCCCAGCTTCTTCAAGGCGCAGGTGCTCACCGCGTCCGTGCTCTGCGTGCTCCTCGCGGTGGCCGCGGACCTGCTGCTGCTCGGCGTGCAACGCCTGCTCACGCCCTGGACCCGGATACGGACGCCCGCCGGGGCGGGCATCGCGAAGACGGAGGCCGGCTGA
- the folB gene encoding dihydroneopterin aldolase encodes MDRVALRGLKARGHHGVFPKEREEGQTFIVDLVLGLDTRPAAAADDLSQTVHYGVVAEEVVDVVKGEPVDLIETLAERIAQRCLKHDGVQEVEVVVHKPDAPITVPFDDVTITITRSRA; translated from the coding sequence GTGGATCGTGTCGCGCTGCGCGGCCTCAAGGCCCGTGGGCACCACGGTGTCTTCCCCAAGGAACGGGAAGAGGGCCAGACCTTCATCGTGGACCTGGTGCTCGGCCTCGACACCCGCCCCGCGGCAGCCGCCGACGACCTGTCGCAGACCGTTCACTACGGCGTGGTCGCGGAGGAGGTCGTCGATGTCGTCAAGGGTGAGCCGGTGGACCTGATCGAGACCCTCGCGGAACGCATCGCGCAGCGGTGCCTCAAGCACGACGGGGTCCAGGAGGTCGAGGTCGTCGTCCACAAGCCGGACGCCCCGATCACCGTCCCCTTCGACGACGTGACCATCACCATCACCCGGAGCCGAGCATGA
- a CDS encoding NADH-quinone oxidoreductase subunit D, translated as MTETTIGIGGAAESTDMVLNIGPQHPSTHGVLRLRLVLDGERIQQAEPVIGYMHRGAEKLFEARDYRQIIMLANRHDWLSAFSNELGVVMAVERMLGMEVPERAVWTRTLLAELNRVLNHLMFLGSYPLELGGITPVFHAFREREELQAVMEEVSGGRMHYMFNRVGGLKEDLPAGWLGRARDTVASVRSRMDVYDRLVLGNEIFRGRTRGVGVLSAEAVHAYGVSGPIARASGVDFDLRRDEPYLAYGELRDTLEVVTRTEGDCLARFECLLEQTHNALDLADACLDRMADLPPGPINQRLPKVLKAPEGHTYAWTENPLGINGYYLVSTGEKTPYRLKLRSASFNNIQALTELLPGTLVADMVAILGSLFFVVGDIDK; from the coding sequence ATGACGGAGACGACGATCGGCATCGGCGGCGCGGCGGAGAGCACCGACATGGTGCTGAACATCGGTCCGCAACACCCCTCCACCCACGGTGTGCTCCGGCTCCGGCTCGTCCTGGACGGTGAGCGGATCCAGCAGGCCGAGCCCGTCATCGGCTACATGCACCGGGGCGCGGAGAAGCTCTTCGAGGCCCGGGACTACCGGCAGATCATCATGCTCGCCAACCGGCACGACTGGCTGTCGGCGTTCTCCAACGAGCTCGGGGTCGTCATGGCCGTCGAGCGGATGCTCGGCATGGAGGTCCCGGAGCGCGCCGTCTGGACGAGGACGCTGCTGGCGGAGCTGAACCGGGTCCTCAACCATCTGATGTTCCTCGGCTCCTACCCCCTCGAACTCGGCGGGATCACCCCGGTGTTCCACGCGTTCCGGGAGCGCGAGGAGCTCCAGGCCGTGATGGAGGAGGTCTCCGGCGGCCGGATGCACTACATGTTCAACCGGGTCGGCGGCCTCAAGGAGGACCTGCCCGCGGGCTGGCTCGGCCGGGCCAGGGACACCGTGGCGTCCGTGCGTTCCCGGATGGACGTGTACGACCGGCTGGTCCTCGGCAACGAGATCTTCCGGGGCCGCACCCGCGGCGTGGGCGTGCTGTCGGCCGAGGCGGTGCACGCGTACGGGGTGTCCGGGCCGATCGCCCGCGCCTCCGGGGTCGACTTCGACCTGCGGCGCGACGAGCCGTATCTCGCCTACGGCGAACTGCGGGACACCCTCGAGGTCGTCACCCGGACCGAAGGCGACTGCCTGGCCCGTTTCGAATGCCTCCTGGAGCAGACGCACAACGCGCTGGACCTGGCCGACGCGTGCCTGGACCGGATGGCGGACCTGCCTCCCGGTCCCATCAACCAGCGGCTGCCCAAGGTGCTGAAGGCACCGGAGGGCCACACCTACGCGTGGACCGAGAACCCGCTGGGCATCAACGGCTACTACCTGGTGTCCACGGGCGAGAAGACCCCGTACCGGCTGAAGCTGCGCTCGGCGTCGTTCAACAACATCCAGGCGCTCACCGAGCTGCTGCCGGGCACGCTCGTCGCCGACATGGTGGCGATCCTGGGCTCGCTCTTCTTCGTCGTCGGGGACATCGACAAGTAG